GAGGGGGATGGCTGCCGGGGAGGAGCCGTCCCTCGGGCTGGAGGTCGAGGCCACCGCCGAGGCGGTGGAAAAAGCGGAACTTTTGGGGCTGGAAGGGGTCGTGGTGACGGTTGCCGGGGAGGTCAAGGCCTTCAGCCTGGGGGAGCGGCTCAACGTCGAGACCACGGTGTGCCATTTCGAAAAGACCGACCCTTTCATGGAAGGGCTCTCCCAACTCATTAACCGCGAGTACAGCCGTGTTTTGTTCAATGACTGCAAATTTGTGAACCGGGAACAGGACCTGGGGGATGGAGGCTTGCGCAACGCCAAACTTTCCTACCATCCGGCCGAGTTGCTCAAAAAGTTCCGCATTCGCCGGGCGCCATAACCACAAGCTATTTATAGCAATCATTGATTGTCACGGATCTTTCGCATAAACGGAGAAAGGCTACCACCCCCGACCCCTCCTAAACTAGGAGGGGTCGGGAAAACGATAAATAGTTTGCAATCGCTGGAAAAATATTGTACATAACCAGTTCTTTTAAAGACGGCATCCGTGCCGTATCTCCTTGCTCCGGGCAGGACCGGGGCTCGAAAACCGTGAGGAGGAAACATCACATGAGGAAGTATGAAACGATTTTCATCCTCCAGCCGGAACTTGGCGAAGACGAGATCAAAAGCATCGGCGCCAAGGTTCAGGAAGTCATCTCGTCGTACAATGGCGAGTGCTTCAGGCTGGACGACTGGGGTGTCAGGAAACTGGCATACCCCATCAGGAAGTTTGCCCGGGGGCGCTACTACTATCTGCGCTTTGATGGTGGGGCGGAGCTGATCGCCGAGTTGGAACGGCGCCTCAGACTTAACGAAAAGGTGCTCCGGTACCAGAGCGTCAACATTACCGGAGAGCCCGAGAAGGCTGTTGAGAAAAAAGCTCCCGTAGTCGAAGCGGAAGCGGTCGAGGCTGTTGAAGAAGCAGTCCCTGCCGTTGAAGCGGCAAACGAATAATTTCCTGGAGGATATACTATCATGAGCGACGAAAGACCCAGCACCCCGTATCAACGTCCGGCAGGCGGTCCCGGCCAGCGTCCCGCAGGCGGCCCCGGCGGCCCCCGCAAGCGCCGTCCGTTCCAGCGCAGGAAGGTATGCCGTTTTTGCGCCGAAAAGAACCTGACCATTGATTACAAAGAACCCCGTACCCTGCGCTACTTCATCTCGGAGCGCGGCAAGATCGTTCCCCGCCGCATCTCCGGCAACTGTGCGAAACACCAGCGGGAAATCACCGAGGCCATCAAGCGCGCCCGCAACCTGGCGCTCTTGCCGATCGCCGCGAACCACTCGCTGTCCTAGGGTCTGAATGAACCCGAACACACCGGCCGATTCCATTAAGGCACGGCTTACCGCAGTTCTCGTGGGCACCGCAGGCACGTTCGCGTTGTTTGCGGTGTCCTTTGTACTACCGCCGCTCGGTTTCTTTACGGGGCTTCTGGCCCCCTTCCCGGTGGTGTATTATCGTCTGCGTCAGGGGCGCGGCACAGCGGCCGTCATCTTCACGTTGGCCGGTATCGCGTTGACGGCGGTATATAGTCCGAATGTGGGCGCTATCTATCTGTTGCAATGCGGGGTTATCGCCCTGCTGATGCCGGAGTTGCTGCTGCGGGGGTATGGCGCGGCCCGGACTATCGCCTGGACCACGGGCGTTAGCGCGGCCCTTGTGGCCGTGGTCGCCGTCATTCTGACGCTGGTCGGCAACCAGGATCTGCAGCAAGCCCTTTCCGGCGAGATTTCCACCAGCATCTCCCGGGCGCTCGCCCTGTATGAAAAGAGCGGCGTCAAAGGCGACGAGTTGTCCATGGTCAAAAAGTCCATGGACATGGCTGCCGCGCTGTTGATCAGGATTTACCCGTCATTGGTGACCATCCTGCTCGGGATTATGGCGGGATGCAATCTGGCGCTCATACGCAGGCCGGCATTCCTGATGGGATACCGCTTTCCCCTGGGCGATTTCAAGGATCTCCGGCTGCCGGAACCCTTGGTCTGGATCCTGATCGCAGCCGGATTCGCCATGCTGGCGCCCAGCCGGTTCGTCACGATCCCGGCTCTCAACGTACTGGTCGTAACGACGACGCTTTATTTTTTGCAGGGGTTGGCGGTTATTCTGACCATCACCGCCCGCCAGGCTTTTTACAGCATCATACGCGTGTTTCTCTGGGTGATGCTGCTGGTGCAACCGTATCTCGCGGCCATCGTTGCCGCCATCGGCATATTTGATCTGTGGGGAGACTTCCGCACCCCCAAAAAACAGGAAAACCTGTAATAGTCAGGCTCGAAAGGAGAGAAGTATGAAGGTCATTCTGAAGGAAAACATCGAAACCCTCGGCCACATCGGCGACATCGTCAAGGTTGCTCCCGGCTATGCCCGCAATTATCTGGTCCCCAAAGGGTTTGCCATCGAGGCGACCGAGAAGAACGCCAAGGCGCTTGAACACGCCAAACGCCAGTTGACCTACAAGAAGAACAAGACCCTGGAGGCCGCCCGCAGCCTGGCCGCCAAACTGGAAGGGCTTGCCATCGAGTTGATCCACCAGGCCGGCGAAGAAGGGAAACTCTTCGGTTCCGTCACCAATATGGAGATCGCCGCGTTCCTCACCGAAAAGGGCTTTGACATCGACCGCAAGAAGATCGTTCTTGCCGAACCGATCAAGCAGGTGGGCGAGACGAGCGTTCCGGTCAAGATTCACCCCGAAGTTGTCGCAACCCTCAAGGTGACCATCAAGGCCGCCTGATAGCCGCATCTCATAGCTGAACCAAAAGAGCCTGCCGGATTTTCTCCGGCAGGCTCTTTTTACATTATGGCGTAGCATCGACACCTGCCACGATGAGATGTTCCTCACCGCCGGCTTATCTTCAGGAAGTTCTCCAGCAGGTTCATCCCCCCCTCGGTGAGGATCGACTCGGGATGGAACTGGACACCCCAGATGGGCAGGGTCTTGTGGCGCATCCCCATGATCTCCCCGTTCTCAACCCATGCCGTGACCTCCAGGCAATCCGGCAGGCTGCTCCGCTCCACCACCAGGGAGTGGTAGCGGGTGGCCTGGAACGGGTTCGGAAGTCCGGCAAAAAGTTCCCGGTCATCGTGGATGATCGGCGAGGTCTTGCCGTGCATCAGGGAAACGCTCCTGACGACTTTTCCCCCGAATGCCTCCCCGATGGCCTGATGGCCGAGGCAGACCCCCAGGATCGGAACCCTGCCGGCGAAATGCTTGATCGCCTGCACCGATATGCCCGCCTCGCCGGGGGAACAGGGGCCGGGGGAGATCACCAGCCGCTCCGGCTGCAGGGCCTCGATCTCTTCCACGGTGATCTTGTCGTTGCGGTAGACGCGCACGTCTTCGCCCAACTGGCCCAAGTATTGGACGATATTGAAGGTGAAGGAATCGTAGTTATCGATCATTACCAGCATAGTATATCTTATCCCTTTTGATTTATTCTCAGGTTGTTCAAAAATAGTCAGATCGTCGCCACCCGCAGAAAGTTCCGCGGAGGCGTAGCAGCGCTACGCCGCACAAGGTGGCTTTCGAGGATGGCGGCGAGATGGCTGTTTTTCAACAGCCTGCCATGTTATTCGAGCCCTTTCTCGGCAATCTCCAACGCCCGCCGCGCGGCCATGGCCTTGTTGACGGTCTCCTGCCACTCGGCAGCCGGGTCGGAATCGGCAACAACGCCGCCCCCGGCCTGGATGTGCACCATGCCGTCCTTGATGACCAGGGTGCGGATGGTGATGGCCAGGTCCATGTTGCCGGAAAAGGAAAAGTAGCCCACAGCGCCGCCATAGATCTCGCGGCGCACCGGCTCCAGTTCGTCGATGATCTCCATGGCCCTGATCTTGGGCGCGCCGGAGAGGGTGCCGGCCGGAAACGTGGCCCGCACGACGTCGAAGGCGTCGTGGTCGCTCCCCAGCCGCCCCTGCACGTTGGACACGATATGCATCACGTGGGAGTAGCGTTCGATGACCATCAGTTCCGATACCGTAACCGATCCCGTGGTGCAGACGCGCCCCAGATCGTTTCGCCCCAGGTCCACCAGCATGACGTGTTCGGCCCGTTCCTTGGGGTCGGCCAGCAACTCCTCGGCCAGTCGGGCATCCTCCTGGGGCGTGGCGCCCCGGGGGCGGGTGCCGGCGATGGGGCGGAGCTCGACCCGGTCCCCCTCCTTGCGCACCATGACCTCGGGCGAGGCCCCGGCGATGACCGTGCCGTCCAGTTTCAGGAAGAACATGTAGGGGGAGGGGTTCAGGGTGCGCAGCACGCGGTAGACGTCGAACGGATCGGCCGAGAGTGGCCCGCTGAAACGCTGGGAGGGGACCACCTGGATGATGTCCCCGGCCCGGACGTACTCCTTGGCCTTTTCCACGGCAGCCTCATATGCCTCGCGGGTGACGTTGGAGTGCAGTTCGACCGGTCCGCCGGAGGGGATGGTCGCGGCCGGCGGCACCGGGGCGCGCAGTCTGCGGATGATGGCTTCTATCTTCTCCGTCGCCTGCCGATAAGCCTCTTCCGGGGTAATGGCGCCGTCCAGGTGGGCATTGGAGACCACTTTGATCTTCTGGGCCATGGTATCGAAGATGACGATGGTGTCGGTCACCAGGAAATAGGCTTCGTAGGCGTCAAGTGCAGCCGGTTTCTCCGTGGGCAGGTGCTCGAAGTGGCGCACCATGTCGTACCCCAGGTAGCCGACGGCGCCGCCGAAGAAACGGGGCAGGCCCTCGACCTCCACCGGCGTGAATCGGGCCAGGAGGGTGCGGATGGAGCCGAGCGGATCATCGGTGGTTACCGTGGTCGTGACGTCGTTCTCGATGATCTCGACGGTGTGCCCCTTGGAGCGGATGACACATGAGGGGCTGGAGCCGAGAAAGGAGTAGCGCCCCCACTTTTCGCCACCCTCGATACTCTCGAGCAAAAAGGAGAAACGCCCGTCGTCGAGTTTTTTAAAGGCGGTGACCGGCGTATCCATGTCGGCCATGATTTCCCGGTAGACCGGGATCAGGTTGCCGCTCCTGGACAGGGTGCGAAAGGTGTCAATGGGGGGAAAAAACATGTGCGTGGCTCCGAAAATCTGTCAGGATGATTGGAAAAGCTAGCACAGACCGCCCGGGGGAGTCAAGTTCAGCGGGGTGGCCCGGTCGTCAGGTTTGATATTTATAAACTCTTCCCTTCATGGATATTCATTGTTATACTGCTCCGAAAATTACCGCAAAGGGCCTGGATATGAAACAGACTAACATACTGCTGGAGAGCGATACCAACGAGCTTGAAATCGTCGAGTTCAGGATCGACGAGATGGATGACCACAATAATCTCGTGCCCTGCCACTACGGCGTCAATGTGGCCAAGGTCCGGGAGATCATCCGGCTGCCCCAGATGTCCCGGGTCGTCAATGCCAAGCCGGGCGTGGAGGGGATGATCAAGCTGCGGGACAAGGTCATTACCGTTATCAACCTCGCCAAGGTGCTCGGCAAGGATACGGGAGACCTGGTGGCGGACCGGGTGGTGGTCCTCGAGTTCAACAACCTGATGGTCGGGGTGCTGGTCCACTCCGTTTCCCG
The genomic region above belongs to Oryzomonas sagensis and contains:
- the rpsF gene encoding 30S ribosomal protein S6, which produces MRKYETIFILQPELGEDEIKSIGAKVQEVISSYNGECFRLDDWGVRKLAYPIRKFARGRYYYLRFDGGAELIAELERRLRLNEKVLRYQSVNITGEPEKAVEKKAPVVEAEAVEAVEEAVPAVEAANE
- the rpsR gene encoding 30S ribosomal protein S18, giving the protein MSDERPSTPYQRPAGGPGQRPAGGPGGPRKRRPFQRRKVCRFCAEKNLTIDYKEPRTLRYFISERGKIVPRRISGNCAKHQREITEAIKRARNLALLPIAANHSLS
- a CDS encoding YybS family protein, with the translated sequence MNPNTPADSIKARLTAVLVGTAGTFALFAVSFVLPPLGFFTGLLAPFPVVYYRLRQGRGTAAVIFTLAGIALTAVYSPNVGAIYLLQCGVIALLMPELLLRGYGAARTIAWTTGVSAALVAVVAVILTLVGNQDLQQALSGEISTSISRALALYEKSGVKGDELSMVKKSMDMAAALLIRIYPSLVTILLGIMAGCNLALIRRPAFLMGYRFPLGDFKDLRLPEPLVWILIAAGFAMLAPSRFVTIPALNVLVVTTTLYFLQGLAVILTITARQAFYSIIRVFLWVMLLVQPYLAAIVAAIGIFDLWGDFRTPKKQENL
- the rplI gene encoding 50S ribosomal protein L9, which translates into the protein MKVILKENIETLGHIGDIVKVAPGYARNYLVPKGFAIEATEKNAKALEHAKRQLTYKKNKTLEAARSLAAKLEGLAIELIHQAGEEGKLFGSVTNMEIAAFLTEKGFDIDRKKIVLAEPIKQVGETSVPVKIHPEVVATLKVTIKAA
- a CDS encoding anthranilate synthase component II, which gives rise to MLVMIDNYDSFTFNIVQYLGQLGEDVRVYRNDKITVEEIEALQPERLVISPGPCSPGEAGISVQAIKHFAGRVPILGVCLGHQAIGEAFGGKVVRSVSLMHGKTSPIIHDDRELFAGLPNPFQATRYHSLVVERSSLPDCLEVTAWVENGEIMGMRHKTLPIWGVQFHPESILTEGGMNLLENFLKISRR
- the trpE gene encoding anthranilate synthase component I, with product MFFPPIDTFRTLSRSGNLIPVYREIMADMDTPVTAFKKLDDGRFSFLLESIEGGEKWGRYSFLGSSPSCVIRSKGHTVEIIENDVTTTVTTDDPLGSIRTLLARFTPVEVEGLPRFFGGAVGYLGYDMVRHFEHLPTEKPAALDAYEAYFLVTDTIVIFDTMAQKIKVVSNAHLDGAITPEEAYRQATEKIEAIIRRLRAPVPPAATIPSGGPVELHSNVTREAYEAAVEKAKEYVRAGDIIQVVPSQRFSGPLSADPFDVYRVLRTLNPSPYMFFLKLDGTVIAGASPEVMVRKEGDRVELRPIAGTRPRGATPQEDARLAEELLADPKERAEHVMLVDLGRNDLGRVCTTGSVTVSELMVIERYSHVMHIVSNVQGRLGSDHDAFDVVRATFPAGTLSGAPKIRAMEIIDELEPVRREIYGGAVGYFSFSGNMDLAITIRTLVIKDGMVHIQAGGGVVADSDPAAEWQETVNKAMAARRALEIAEKGLE